In Pleuronectes platessa chromosome 4, fPlePla1.1, whole genome shotgun sequence, the following proteins share a genomic window:
- the LOC128438818 gene encoding UDP-glucuronosyltransferase 2A2, with amino-acid sequence MFHTSLVSLAVLLCSALLVDGGKVLVFPVDGSHWINMKVLIEELHSRGHEITVLRPSDTWYIKQDSPHYKSITINSSAGFDEENFGLLISSMVNMRLEGASLWKYISMQYNKFNVLYFIHKQAVEMVEQMFQDTKLMQSLHDANYDLVLTDPAIGGGVLLGHRLGLPLVFNVRWTIQGEGHQAIAPSPVSYVPIQESELTDKMTFNQRVKNFLFYLFTRFQVWYTVDSNYKPFVQRHFGSDVHYMELFQAADIWLMRNDFTFEFPRPTMPNIIYMSGFQCKPSKPLSKDLEEFVQSSGEHGVIVMTLGTLVANLPEDVTDHIAAAFAKLPQKVIWRHQGTRPSTLGNNTLLLDWLPQNDLLGHPKTRLFVAHGGTNGIQEAVYHGVPLVGLPLLFDQHDNFFKMKVRGVAKVMDIATVNRENFLEALEEVLYEPSYRENMRKLSNLQRDQPIKPLDHAVFWIEFVMRHKGAPHLRTESYKMSLVQYYSIDVIGCLLAVGLAAFTLFIAVIKFLWRRVFYRSKVKNE; translated from the coding sequence ATGTTCCACACCAGCCTGGTGTCCCTTGCAGTGCTGCTGTGCTCTGCCCTCTTGGTCGATGGAGGGAAGGTCTTGGTGTTCCCTGTAGATGGAAGCCACTGGATCAACATGAAGGTCCTCATCGAGGAGCTTCACTCCAGAGGGCATGAGATCACAGTCCTGCGACCGTCCGACACCTGGTACATCAAGCAAGATTCTCCCCACTATAAGTCCATCACCATCAATTCCTCAGCTGGTTTTGATGAGGAAAACTTTGGCTTATTAATATCCTCAATGGTGAACATGCGTCTGGAAGGTGCATCACTATGGAAATACATATCTATGCAGTACAACAAATTTAACGTGTTGTATTTCATACATAAGCAGGCCGTTGAGATGGTGGAGCAGATGTTTCAGGACACCAAACTGATGCAGAGCCTTCACGATGCCAATTATGATTTGGTTCTGACAGATCCTGCTATTGGTGGAGGTGTGCTTCTGGGTCACCGCTTGGGTCTTCCACTTGTCTTCAATGTGAGGTGGACCATTCAGGGTGAGGGACATCAGGCAATAGCACCATCCCCAGTCTCATATGTCCCAATACAAGAGTCAGAGCTGACTGACAAGATGACCTTCAATCAGAGAGTCAAGAACTTCCTCTTCTATTTATTTACACGTTTTCAAGTTTGGTACACTGTGGATTCAAACTACAAACCTTTTGTCCAGCGTCACTTCGGCAGTGATGTACATTACATGGAGCTGTTCCAAGCGGCAGATATCTGGCTGATGAGGAACGATTTTACCTTTGAGTTCCCAAGACCCACGATGCCGAACATCATCTACATGTCGGGGTTTCAGTGCAAACCCTCCAAGCCTCTGTCCAAAGACCTGGAGGAGTTTGTCCAGAGCTCTGGTGAACATGGGGTCATCGTTATGACGCTGGGAACGCTGGTGGCAAACCTTCCAGAGGACGTCACTGACCACATCGCAGCAGCTTTTGCCAAACTTCCTCAGAAGGTGATCTGGAGGCACCAAGGAACAAGGCCGTCCACTCTTGGGAACAACACCTTACTCTTAGACTGGCTGCCTCAGAACGACCTCCTGGGTCACCCCAAGACCAGACTGTTTGTGGCCCATGGAGGAACCAATGGAATCCAGGAGGCCGTCTACCACGGCGTTCCCCTGGTGGGCCTGCCTCTACTGTTTGATCAGCATGATAACTTCTTCAAGATGAAAGTAAGAGGTGTGGCCAAAGTCATGGACATTGCAACTGTGAACAGAGAGAACTTCTTGGAGGCGCTGGAGGAGGTTCTCTATGAACCGAGCTACAGGGAGAACATGAGGAAGCTGTCCAACCTGCAGAGAGATCAGCCCATCAAGCCACTGGACCATGCCGTGTTCTGGATCGAGTTCGTCATGAGGCACAAGGGGGCGCCGCACCTCAGGACCGAGTCTTATAAGATGTCCCTGGTCCAGTACTACTCCATCGATGTCATTGGCTGTCTGCTGGCAGTTGGGTTGGCAGCATTCACTCTCTTTATTGCTGTCATCAAGTTTTTGTGGCGCAGAGTGTTTTACAgaagcaaagtaaaaaatgaaTGA